CGAGACAGCCCACCTGCACAACCTCGCCCGTCAGCCCGCCACATCACACCTGGTCCGTCCCCGCCCGGAAAGGCCGCATCAACGGGTGCTCGCGCTCCTGGCGTCCCTGGGGGACAGCACGCCGGCCGTCGTGCTCGGCCGCCGCGGTGACGTACTGGCCTGGAACCGCACCGGACATGCCCTCGTCGCGGAGCACGTCGGCTTCGAGGCGCCCCACGATCTGGCGCGACGGCCGTCCATCCCCCGGATGTTCTTCCTCGACTCCCTCACCCGGGACCTTCACCGGAACTGGGATGAACTCGCCCGGATCCACGTCGCCTACCTGCGGCTCACCGCGGGCCGGTATCCCACCGACGCCCGGCTGGCCGAACTGATCGGCGAACTGGCCATGCGCAGCCGGGACTTCGCCAGGCTGTGGGCCAGGGGCGACGTCGCGGACTGCACCGTTGGCACCATGCACCTGCAGCACCCGACCGTCGGCGACGTCGGCATCGACTATCAAGTGTGGCTCCAGCCCGAGAGCCCCGACCACCGGCTGGAGGTCTACACACCCCACGACACCGCCTCGGCCGACGCGCTGCGCCTGTTGTCCAGTCAAGTCGCCGGTCAGCTCGCCGGTCAGCGGAATCCCGGGGCCGTTCGTGCCGGGGTGGCCGGGCGTCCGGACAGGGGTGCCTCGCTGTCGTGACGGTTGCTCTGGAAGGGGTGGCGGTTGGTGGTGCGGCTGGTCATCCGGCTTTTGCCGCCGGTCAGGGCACCCCGGCTGCCGCCGCTGGCTGCGGTCAGGCCGGGTGTCCGGCGCAATGAGCTGCTGGTGCCCCGGAGGGCGTACTGCGCGGCGTCGGTCAGCACGCCCTGCCCCAGGCGTTGACAGCCCACCCTCGCCGGGCGGGTTCCTGGGTGACGCGTGGTTCGTGGGCGTCACCGACGGCTTTCCTGCGCTGAAAGCCCGGCATACGGGGAGTGTTGCGCATCCGCACTGTTGCGCAACGGCGGCCGGATGCCGTCCGGCCAGGTCAGGGTGGTCCCGTTGGCGGCCGTTGCCGGTTGCCATCGTTCATGGGCGTCTGCTGGCGTCTGCTGGGGTCCGGCGGTCTCTCATCGGGCGTGCAGCAGGTTGACCGGATCGTGTCCCCGGTGCCGGGCTGTTGCTCCGCCTATGGGAGGGGGAGTGGTCTTCGCGTGGTGACTGGTTGCCGGATGGGCCTGACTCCGGACGGCCTTGCCTGACAAGACCCGCACCCTGCCGCTCCCCGTATGAGCGGAACGGCAGGGTGCGTGGTCGCGGGGGCCGGCCCGGGGCCGGGCACTACAGGATCACCGCGCTGGATCGCAAGTCCGCCCCGTGCACGCGAGGTATTGCCTGCCGCTCTGCGCTGCAGCGCCAATACGGAGAGGGGATGGGGCCGGTGGGCCTGGCTGCTGGTGTCTGGTCCGGGGGCGTCGTCCCGGCCGGGTGCCGGCAGCCAGGCCCGCGGCTGCCCCTTTGTTTGCCTGCCGTTTTGCCGCGCACCGTTTTATCCTGTCCGGCCCCCGGCATCGAAGGCACTGCCGCGCACCGGCGTCTTTGTTGTGAAGGTAATGCTGCGATATTGCCTTTGATTATGGTCCTGTAGAGGCTGGTTGGTGTAGTGCCGTTACGTGGCTTCCCAGTTCCCTCGCCCTGCCCTGGAGGCGTCCCGGACCCGGGGGGAGGGAGGGGGGAGGGGGAGGGAGGCGGTGCTGCCGGTCGCTGAGAGGAACGCTGGCCGCCGTGCCCTGCGGCGCCGCGCCGCAGGGCACAGCGGCCGGGTCAGGATCCGCCCCGCCGGCCCCGCCGGCCCCGCCGGGCGGCTGCTTCCGTTATGCGTCTGCGGGGTGGTGGCTGGGCGGGGTGGTCTTTGCCGTGGCGGCGGTCTCGAGGTGTGTCAGGAGCGCGTCGGCGACGGGGCCGGTGGCACTGGGGGTGAGCATGTGGCCCATGCCGGGGATCAGCATCAGGTGTGCGCCGGTGATCGCTTGTGCGATGAGCCGGCCGTGTCCGGGCTTGACGGGTTCGGCGGTGCCTTCGATGACGAGGGTCGGGACGGTGACCCGTGCCAGTGCGCCGACCGGCTCGCATTCGAGGTCGGTCATACCGGCGAGCCGGTGGTTGGCTGCAGTGCGCGGGTCGCGCATGCGGTCGTGGAGCTTCTCCTCCAGGCGGCGCTGGGCGTCCTCGTCGAACTCGGACGGGCGCTCGGTGCCGTGGAGGACGCGGGCGATTTCGATCTGGAAGTCGATGGCTTCGGCCCGGGTGGCCGGGGGCGGGCTCATGGCCGCCTGGCGGAAGAACGCCGTGAATTCCGGTGCCGGTTCCGGCAGGCTGCCCTCGGGCTGCGCTTCGCCGGTCAGGGCGCGGACGAGGACCTGTCCTTCGTGCTCGCCCAAGGGGGATGAGCCGATCACGGTGAGGCTGTCGACCCGGCCGGGGTTCTCGACGGCGATCCACTGGGCGAGGAGCCCGCCTGCCGAGTGGCCCACGAGATGGGCGGAGTGGATCTCCAGGGCGTCCATGAGGCCTACGGCGTCGGCTTTGAGGTCGGCCCAGGTGTAGGGGTGCTGGGTGAAGTCGCGGGCGGTGGAGCGGCCCACGTCCCGGTGGTCGTAGCGGATGACGTGGTGGCCGGCTGCGGCGAGGCGGCCGACGAACTCGTCCGGCCAGAGCAGTCCCTGGCTCATCGAGCCGGCTATGAGGAGTACCGCCGGGTGGGAGGGGTCGCCGAACTCCTCCGTCCACAGCTCGATGCCGCCCACCGTGACCATGCGTCCCATTGCAGGCATTCCTTGCCCCCGCTTTCGGTGTTACGTGCTTGGTGTTCGCGTTCTCGTTTTCGTCCGCCTGTCGTTGCGGACAGGCAGAACTCTGCCGTCCCCGGCCCACCGGTGGTATCCGTAGGACCACTGGTGCCGGACTACTGGCCTTCCACTGGTGCCACGGCCGGGAGGCTGGCCTGCCCGTCACCCGCAGCAGGCGGTCCGGCCCGGTCAGGGACCACTGGCGGCAGGCCGCTGGCCTCCCCGCCGGCCCCCGGCGCCATGGAGCCTCCTGCCAGGGAGCACGGTGACAGCATCCGCCGCGCGGCCCGGCCCCGTGCCGCCCGGTCAGCGCCTGCCGGGGCTGCCCCGCGGCGGGCGGCGGGCCAGGCCTGTCACCCGCGGCAGGAGATCCGGCCGGTCATGGCAACTGGCACTGGACCACGGGCGGCTTCCCACCGGTGCCACGGAGCCTCCTGCCGGAGGCACGGTGACAGCCAGCCGCGCCGTCCGGCAGGCGGCTGCCGGGGCTGCCCTCACCGGTGGCGTGCTGGCTGGTCCGTCACCCGCGGCAGGCGGTCCGGCCCGGCCAGGGCCACTGGCGCTGGACAACTGCTCTCCCACCGGTGCACCGGTCCACGGGGGCTACGGCCCAACGGTCCACCGGTGCCGCCGGTGGGGTTCTGGTCCGTCACCGCGGCAGACAGGACAGCCCGGTCAGGGCCACTGGCGCTCCGGCCTACCGGCGCTCCGGCCTACCGGCCGTCCGACCACCGGCCCACCGGCCCACCGGCCCACGGGGCGGCACCGGTGCACGCGAGCTACGAAGTCTCGTACGGCCCCACCGGCGGCATGCTGGTTCGTGGTCTGTCACTGGAGCAAGCGGGCGAGTTCGGTGCGGGAGGTGATGCCGAGTTTGGGATACACCTTGTACAGGTGGTATTCGACGGTGCGCGGGCTGAGGAAGAGACGGGCCGCGACGTCCTTGTTGCTCACTCCTTCGGCGACGAGCCGGGCGATGCGCAGTTCCTGGGGGGTGAGGGTCTGCAAGGGGGCGGGTCCGGCGGGTTCGGGGCTCTCGCCCGCTGCCCGCAGCTCGCCCTGCGCACGCTGCTCCCAGGGTGCGGCCCCCAGACGGTGGAAGGTTTCCGCGGCGTCGCGCAGGTGGGGGCGCGCCTCGCCCGCGCGGCGGTCGCGGCGCAGTCGTTCGCCGAGGAGGAGTGCGGTGCGGGCCCGGTCGTAGGCGCTGGCGTCCCGGTCATCGCCGGTATCGAGGAGCTCAAGGGCCTGCTGCAGGAGACCGAGGCCGGCGGCGTCGTCGGCGGTCAGTGCCCTGCAGCGGGCGAGTACCGCCTGTGCCCGGGGTGAGGTGGCGTGGGCCGACCACCGCTCCAGGAATGCGGTGGCGGCACGGGCGGCCGCGTGGTCGCCGGCCGCGGCGGCGGCCTCGACCCGGTCGGCGGTGGAGCCCCACGCCACGATGGGGTGTCCCGCGCCCGGTCCCGCCGTGGTCAGCGCCATGAGCCGTTCATGGGCGCGGTCGTGGCGGCCGAGGCCGAGGTCGAGCAGACCCAGTGCGTACGACGCTATCCCGGCGCGCAGCCCGAGACGGTGCGGGATGGCGATGGCCAGGGCCTGGTGGGCGTAGGAGCGGCAGTCGTCTTCGTGGCCGCGGACGGCGGCGCAGACGGCGAGGTTGGCGAGATGGGCGGCAGCGGAGTTGTCGAGGCCGGCCTCCCGGGCGAGGGCCAGCCCTTCCTGGGACAGGGCGGTGCTGAGTGCGAAATTGCTGTTCATGCGCTCGGCGGTGGCAGCGTTCTCCAGGACGACGGGCAGCGTGCCCACCATGCTGGAGACCTTCGCGACGCGGCCGGCGCGGGCGCCGTGGCGGGCGGCGGCGTCGCTCTCGCCGAGCAGACTGGCCGCGGCCGCCGCCCACAGCAGGTGAGCGGCCTGCCCCCCGCCGCCACTGCCACTGCTGCCACTGCCTCCGTCGTGGTCGTGGTCCGGGACGGCAGCCAGGGCCCGGCGCAGTAGACGCGCGCCCTCACCGGTATCCCCGGCGTGCCATGCGCCCATTCCGGTCAGGATGTCGCGCAGGAACACATCGGCAGCATCCCCGGACCCCGCCGACGCCCCGGAGGGGAGGGCCAGTCCGGCCGCCCGGCTGCCGATCCGCACGGCGGCACCGGTGTCGCCGACGTACGAGGCAGCCTCCGCCGCGTCGGCGAGCAGAGCGAGGACGATCCGCCGGGCATCGCCCGTACGTGACGGCTGCGGCGCGCCCGCGGCACCGCGCGCGCCCGGGGCTTCAGGCCCCGCCACCGGACCGGACCCCACCGGCCCACCCGCTGCCCACTTGCCCGTGGCCCACCCGCCCGCTGTCTGCCCGTCCGCCGGCAGCATGTGCGCGGCGGCGCGTTCGGCCGCGTCCAGGAAAGCCCGCAGCGCCTCGGCGGCGTTACCGGAGGACAGCTCGAACCTGCCGCTGAGCTGCGCGATCTCGGCCAGCAGGACAGGATCCTCGGCCAGCTCCCGGGCGGCTGCGAGGGCGGACTGCGCCCGCCCGGGATGCCCGCCCAGCCATGCCGCCGCCGCGGTGTCCTTCAGCCGCCGGGCCCTGCCCCGCACATCCGGGGTCAGCTCGGCGGCCCATGACAGCATCCGTGCGGCGTCGGCGTAACCACCGCGGGCGGATGCCCGCTCGCCGGCGGCGGCGAGTTCGGCGGCGATCTCCTCGTCGGGGCCGGTCGCGGCCTCGGCCCGGTGCCGGGCCCCGCGGTCACGGTCGCCCGCCTCGGACAGCAGCGCGGCAAGGTGCCCGTGCACCGCCCGGCGCGCCGCCGCGCCTGCCCCGGCGTGCACGGCGGCACGGATCAGCGGGTGCCGGAAGCGGACGTCGGCAGGCCGGATATCGACCACACCGGCAGCCTCGGCGGCATACAACGCATCGGGGGACACACCCAGCCGCTCCGCGGCCGCCCGTATCAGCCGCACGTCACCGCGCCCCTCCAGCGCGGCGGCGAGCAGGACGAGCCGGGTGTCCCCGGGCAGCCGCGCGATCTGCTCCCCGTAGACGGCGGCCATGCCGTCCCCCAGGGGCAGCGGGTCGGGCAGCGGCGCCCGGCCCGTCAGCTGCTCCACGGTCAGCAGGCCGGCCGTCTCCCGCAACGCCAGCGGGTTGCCGCCGGTCGCCGCGGTGAGGACATCGGCCACACCAGGCGCAGGCCCGGCCGCCGCACACGCCGCCAGCACCTCCCGCGCGCCCTTGGCATCCAGTCCCGCAAGGTCCATGGCGGGCAGGGTGCGCAGCGCCTGCCTCGCCCCTGCGGTGTCCCGGGTGCCGATCAGCAGCCCCACCCCGTCGTCCCCCAGCCGCCGGGCCGCGAACAGCAGGGCATCGGCAGAGGCCTGGTCGACCCACTGGAAATCATCGACGACACACACCAGGCCCCCGGCCGCCGCCGCCTCCGCCAGCAGGGAGAGCACCCCGGCCGCCACCAGGAACCGGTCCTGGGCGGCCGCAGGCTCCGCCAGCCCCAGAGCAGCCCGGACCGCGTCCCGCTGCGCACCGGGCAGCGCACCGGCCAGGGCGGTCACCGGGCGCAGCAGCTGGTGCAACGCGGCGAAGGCCATACCGGACTCGGGCTCGGCGCCGGTCGCCGACAGCACCCGCGCAGGAGTGGCACGCCGGGCGGCGTGGTCCAGGAGCGTCGACTTGCCGGCCCCGGGCTCACCGCGCAGCACCAGGACCCCGCCGGCGCCGGAGCGCACCTTCGTCAGAAGCCCCTCGATCGCCTCGAGTTCGCCCTCACGCCCGCTGATCCGCTCGACCACCATTTGCTTCGCCCGTGCCCCCGGTGAACGCCGCAAGGACGGCCCCGTGCCGCCCTCCCTTTCGGCGCGGCCGACTGTACCTCCCCAGCCCCGCACACCATTTCCCCAGGTCACACCCCAGGCTCCCCAGGTCACACCCCAGGACTCACCAAGTCACATCCCACTCTCACCCCCGTCCCGGACACCATCCCCGGGCACGACGCCACCCCGGCCGAGCGGACCGCCCTCACCCCGCAGGCACGAACCCGCCACCAGCATCGGCCCCACCCCACACAAGCCCCCGGGCCGGAAGTGGTAACCGGTGCCCGCTGTGATGGCGTACGGTGGGGACTACCGACGCGGGGTGGAGCAGCTCGGTAGCTCGCTGGGCTCATAACCCAGAGGTCGCAGGTTCAAATCCTGTCCCCGCTACTGCTGAATGGGGGCCTGGATCCCGATGGATCCAGGCCCTCCTGCATTCCTGTGCGAACGTCCACGATATTTCCCACGGGAAAATTCAAGCACTTCCCCATGAGGTCCCGGAGCGGCTCCGCCATCACGAGCTCCCTTTGCCGATTCGTTTGGATCACTCCCGCCGACCGAGGCTGCCGGTGACGATGTCCCTGTGACGCACCACGTCAGCGCTGTGATCCCGGCTTTCGGCGTTCTTGCCGGCACGGTGCTGCTCGCCGGCGCCGTTCGCGAGTACCGCTCCGGGACACCGGCTCTCCGGGGCTGCAGCTGTGATCTCCCTCGCTGACATCCATGATCTCCGCCGCGGGTTTCACGCTCACTGGCGGTTCCGGAGCCAGGTGAGCCAACCGGCGGCATCCGGATACGCGAACTCACCATCATCGAAGCCCTTCCCGGAGGCCGTTGAAGCACTGGGTGTCATGGCCGTGTGCGGGCGTTCCCGGGCTCGCTGCGCGTGAGTCCCCCTTCCCTGGCCGGGCGCGGGACCAGCAGCAGCTGCCATTCTGAGGGACCGGTTGCGTAGACGAGCGGCGGTCGCAGCCGTCCACCACATCGCGCAGGATGTCCAGCATCGGGGACCGCAGATGCCCGTCGAGCCGTAGGAAGCCGGTCGCGTCGTAGGCGGCGGTCGGATCGGCCGCGACGTCTTCGAGGTACGCCTGTACCAGGCCGGGGTCGCGCATCTCCGGTGCGGACAGGAACGCCCGTGCCCGGGCGAAGGGCCGGCCAAAGGTGAGCGACCGCGCTGCAGGATTACGCATAGCAGCGTCGAAGGCGGCGACGTCCAGCCGGGTCATGGCTTCACAGCGCGGGTAGCGGGCGGCCAGGAGCGCCTGGACCTCCGGGTCGCGCAGCGCGATATGCAACAGGTTGATGCGCGTCTGGAGCGCCACGCCGGAGAGCATGAGCGGCTGGTTCTCGACCTCGTACGACATGCCGGAGAACCAGCCGGCCAGGATCCGGCACTGCTCGATGGCCATGACTGAGGACATCGAGACCATGGCTTCGAGCAGGAGGAGTTGCGGAGAGCAGGCACGGCCCGCCTGGTCGGCGCACAGCCTGTCCCATGCTTGGCTCATGCAGACCACCGCGACGGAGCTGGCCGGCCACGGCCTGTGGGCGGAGCTTTCGGCCGCCGCGGGGCTGGCCGGCCTGCGCCAGGTCCGCGACGGCCTCCTCGCGGAGCACCTGGGTGCTCGCGTGCGAGCGCCCTGCAGCGCCGGTGTCGCCGCGCTCGATGATCTCCCGGAGCCGGTAGGCCGCGGCCGTTGTGAACCGTGCGTCGAGGATGGCGTCCACGACTTGACGGATGAAGTCTTCCTCGAAGCAGCCGAGGCCCTTCAGGGCGGCCGCCGGTCCGGGGGGGGCAGGTGGTGGCCGATCTCGTGGCCGAGCGCGAAGAACCATTCGACCAGATGGCGTTCGTTGCGTTTCCTGCTCTGCAGGCAGCCGAGCGCCGGGCCGGAGAGGAACAGGCCGCGCTGGACCACGCGCGATCTTGCGAGCGTCGCGATGGCCTGGTCGCCGTGGCCGCGCTGGAGCAGGAATTCTGCGATGAGCCGGAGGACGGCTCCTTCGAAGGCATCTTCCAGCAGCGGCTCTTCCAGCTTCGTCTCGAGCATGAGGCCGTGCAGGAACGCGCAGATCCCGACCTGGCGCAGATGGAAGACGACCGTATGGGAGTCGCGGCCGCGCAGGCCGAAGTGCCCCGGGATCCCGTTGGTCACGGTCACCAGCTCGACGGGCTGTCCGCCGGCCTGTTCGGCCAGGGAGCGGAATTCCGCCAGCGGCGACACGGTGGTGCGGCCGGTCCGGACGGCCTCGCCCGGCTCGCCGGCCCGGCTTTGGACCGACTGCTGGAGGATCAGGTCATCCAGGCTGGTCATCGGGCGTGTCTTCAAGGGCTTCGATGACCTCGTCGAGCTGCGCGGGGGTGATGTCGCGGAACTCGCGGTCACCGATCCTGATGTATTTGATCTTGCGCTGGCGGATCAGCGTCTCCAGCACCGCGCCGAGGGCCGCGCCGGGGGCCGGGCCGAGGGTGTCCGCCAGTTGCGCCACGTGCGCCACGTACATCCAGGTGTCCGGATCGCCGACCTGTGCCTGGATCTGCCGTGTGCCGGACACGGCCTCCGGCACCCGCCGCTCGCCTCGGCGAGGGCGGCCGCCCCCGCTTCGTCGGTCTCGATCGTCACGAC
This portion of the Streptomyces roseifaciens genome encodes:
- a CDS encoding helix-turn-helix transcriptional regulator yields the protein MELESLGAYLKTRRDRVTPADVGLRTYGTARRVPGLRREELAQLAGVSAGYYTRLEQGQAGTASRQVLDALAGVLRLGPSETAHLHNLARQPATSHLVRPRPERPHQRVLALLASLGDSTPAVVLGRRGDVLAWNRTGHALVAEHVGFEAPHDLARRPSIPRMFFLDSLTRDLHRNWDELARIHVAYLRLTAGRYPTDARLAELIGELAMRSRDFARLWARGDVADCTVGTMHLQHPTVGDVGIDYQVWLQPESPDHRLEVYTPHDTASADALRLLSSQVAGQLAGQRNPGAVRAGVAGRPDRGASLS
- a CDS encoding alpha/beta fold hydrolase, which translates into the protein MGRMVTVGGIELWTEEFGDPSHPAVLLIAGSMSQGLLWPDEFVGRLAAAGHHVIRYDHRDVGRSTARDFTQHPYTWADLKADAVGLMDALEIHSAHLVGHSAGGLLAQWIAVENPGRVDSLTVIGSSPLGEHEGQVLVRALTGEAQPEGSLPEPAPEFTAFFRQAAMSPPPATRAEAIDFQIEIARVLHGTERPSEFDEDAQRRLEEKLHDRMRDPRTAANHRLAGMTDLECEPVGALARVTVPTLVIEGTAEPVKPGHGRLIAQAITGAHLMLIPGMGHMLTPSATGPVADALLTHLETAATAKTTPPSHHPADA
- a CDS encoding helix-turn-helix transcriptional regulator — translated: MVVERISGREGELEAIEGLLTKVRSGAGGVLVLRGEPGAGKSTLLDHAARRATPARVLSATGAEPESGMAFAALHQLLRPVTALAGALPGAQRDAVRAALGLAEPAAAQDRFLVAAGVLSLLAEAAAAGGLVCVVDDFQWVDQASADALLFAARRLGDDGVGLLIGTRDTAGARQALRTLPAMDLAGLDAKGAREVLAACAAAGPAPGVADVLTAATGGNPLALRETAGLLTVEQLTGRAPLPDPLPLGDGMAAVYGEQIARLPGDTRLVLLAAALEGRGDVRLIRAAAERLGVSPDALYAAEAAGVVDIRPADVRFRHPLIRAAVHAGAGAAARRAVHGHLAALLSEAGDRDRGARHRAEAATGPDEEIAAELAAAGERASARGGYADAARMLSWAAELTPDVRGRARRLKDTAAAAWLGGHPGRAQSALAAARELAEDPVLLAEIAQLSGRFELSSGNAAEALRAFLDAAERAAAHMLPADGQTAGGWATGKWAAGGPVGSGPVAGPEAPGARGAAGAPQPSRTGDARRIVLALLADAAEAASYVGDTGAAVRIGSRAAGLALPSGASAGSGDAADVFLRDILTGMGAWHAGDTGEGARLLRRALAAVPDHDHDGGSGSSGSGGGGQAAHLLWAAAAASLLGESDAAARHGARAGRVAKVSSMVGTLPVVLENAATAERMNSNFALSTALSQEGLALAREAGLDNSAAAHLANLAVCAAVRGHEDDCRSYAHQALAIAIPHRLGLRAGIASYALGLLDLGLGRHDRAHERLMALTTAGPGAGHPIVAWGSTADRVEAAAAAGDHAAARAATAFLERWSAHATSPRAQAVLARCRALTADDAAGLGLLQQALELLDTGDDRDASAYDRARTALLLGERLRRDRRAGEARPHLRDAAETFHRLGAAPWEQRAQGELRAAGESPEPAGPAPLQTLTPQELRIARLVAEGVSNKDVAARLFLSPRTVEYHLYKVYPKLGITSRTELARLLQ